The Arctopsyche grandis isolate Sample6627 chromosome 7, ASM5162203v2, whole genome shotgun sequence genome includes a window with the following:
- the CSN1b gene encoding COP9 signalosome subunit 1b, with protein MRVDWAAMLMRKQSRNVMLQNAIEPMQVDALPEDNENNEAESYIVENPTIDLENYAISYSGLAKLYRLMYIADHCPSLRLEALKMAIGHVMTTYNINLYQQLHKKITEMTGAPALPDIAAQSTSEDVLTMDNMWVEIRSKRAALKLEKLDSDLKNFKSNSIKESIRRGHDDLGDHYLDCGDLSNALKCYSRARDYCTSGKHVVNMCLNVIKVSIYLQNWSHVISYVSKAESTPDFTEVHGKESNQNILTRLKCAAGLAELATKKYKSAAKHFLAASLDHSDFPELLCSNNIALYGGLCALATFDRAELQKQVIFSSSFKLFLELEPQLRDIIFKFYESKYASCLRLLDEIRDNLLLDMYLAPHLSVLYTMIRNRALIQYFSPYLSADMQKMATAFNRTVNALEDELMQLILEGQIQARIDSHNKILYAKDVDQRSTTFERSLAVGKDYQRRTSMLILRAAMLKNQIHVKNMSREAGPQGGEAPGSSTVLPPMD; from the exons ATGCGCGTCGATTGGGCTGCAATGCTGATGCGGAAACAAAGTCGAAACGTAATGCTTCAG AATGCCATTGAACCGATGCAAGTGGACGCGCTTCCCGAAGACAACGAGAACAATGAAGCCGAATCTTACATAGTCGAAAACCCTACCATAGATCTGGAAAACTATGCCATATCCTATTCCGGACTGGCCAAACTCTatagacttatgtacatagcCGATCATTGCCCCTCGCTCCGATTGGAAGCATTGAAGATGGCGATTGGCCATGTCATGACGACGTACAACATAAACTTATATCAACAATTACACAAGAAGATCACCGAAATGACCGGTGCTCCGGCCCTCCCCGATATAGCTGCCCAATCCACGTCAGAGGATGTCCTCACTATGGACAACATGTGGGTTGAGATCCGCTCCAAACGAGCCGCTCTCAAATTGGAGAAACTGGACTCGGATCTGAAAAACTTCAAAAGCAACTCGATCAAAGAGAGCATTAGGAGAGGACACGACGATTTGGGCGATCATTATTTAGACTGTGGGGATTTGTCTAACGCTTTGAAATGCTATTCACGAGCTAGGGACTACTGCACAAGTGGAAAGCACGTCGTCAACATGTGTCTCAACGTTATCAAAGTATCGATCTATTTGCAGAATTGGTCGCACGTTATTAGCTATGTTTCCAAAGCTGAAAGCACTCCTGACTTCACAGAAGTGCACGGCAAGGAGTCCAATCAAAACATTTTGACCCGGTTAAAATGTGCCGCAGGGTTGGCGGAATTAGCTACTAAGAAATACAAATCGGCCGCTAAGCACTTCCTGGCCGCCAGTCTGGATCACTCCGACTTTCCTGAACTGCTATGCTCCAACAACATAGCATTGTACGGTGGATTGTGTGCCCTGGCAACGTTCGACAGGGCTGAATTGCAGAAGCAAGTGATCTTTAGCAGTTCATTTAAGTTATTCTTAGAACTCGAACCTCAATTGAGAgacattatattcaaattttacgaATCTAAGTACGCGTCGTGTCTGCGACTGCTCGATGAGATCAGAGATAACTTGCTCTTGGATATGTATCTCGCTCCTCATCTGTCCGTTCTTTACACGATGATTCGCAATAGAGCTTTAATACAGTACTTCAGTCCGTATCTTTCGGCCGACATGCAGAAAATGGCTACAGCTTTCAATAGAACCGTCAACGCCTTGGAAGACGAACTCATGCAACTGATTCTAGAAGGTCAAATCCAAGCTCGCATAGATTCGCACAATAAAATTCTGTACGCCAAAGACGTCGATCAAAGAAGTACCACATTTGAGAGGAGTCTAGCAGTTGGGAAAGATTACCAGAGGCGAACTTCCATGCTTATATTGCGCGCTGCGATGCTCAAAAACCAAATACACGTAAAA AATATGAGTCGTGAGGCTGGACCTCAAGGCGGCGAAGCACCTGGTTCCAGCACAGTTCTGCCACCCATGGATTAA
- the LOC143914331 gene encoding uncharacterized protein LOC143914331 isoform X2, whose translation MECRLCLCSAPAGSFVSIHDDPHPPRLVQRIWTCCQLRVRKGDHLPDMICLSCDNNLELFDSFRNASIQNDATSRVELDKYLKIKPEEVLLEDELDAHCPPDICSSPEDGEIPGGKNTWNDNMADMIDTNRHIRAEELPLRKALDKMCSTHSELDHKNKFQDNLFTRKLNLVTQKNCNTLRKLHECDVCSKSFHGKNDLTSHMNIHTGVKPHKCDICLKSFHSKNVLRRHMVIHSEVKPHKCKICSKSYLRKYQLTLHMNIHTGVKPHKCEICSKLFHSKDLLRKHMVIHSGVKPYKCDICSKSYLRKYQLTLHMNIHTGVKPHKCEICSKSFHSKVQLCHHIVIHTGVKPYKCDICPKSFHSQVQLCRHIVIHTGVKPHKCDICSKSFRSKDQLCKHMVIHTGVKAHKCDICSKSFLRKYQLCKHMVIHSGVKSHKCHICSKSFRSKDQLCKHMVIHSGVKSHKCDICSKSFRSKDQLCKHMVIHME comes from the exons atggagtgcagactttgcctctgctctgctccagcagggtccttcgtctccatccacGACGACCCTCATCCACCGCGTTTGGTGCAgcgcatttggacctgctgtcagctgcgg GTTAGGAAAGGGGACCATCTGCCAGATATGATATGCCTTTCTTGTGACAACAATCTGGAGTTGTTCGACAGCTTTCGGAACGCTTCTATTCAGAATGACGCAACGTCGAGGGTGGAATTAGACAAGTATTTGAAAATCAAGCCGGAGGAAGTTTTGCTGGAAGATGAGCTGGATGCTCATTGCCCACCCGACATTTGTAGTTCACCAGAAGATGGCGAG atccCTGGAGGAAAAAATACTTGGAATGATAATATGGCTGACATGATAGATACCAATAGACACATTCGCGCGGAAGAATTACCATTACGAAAAGCTTTAGATAAGATGTGCTCGACACATTCTGAATTGGACCATAAAAACAAATTCCAAGACAACTTGTTTACCCGTAAACTTAATCTCGTGACACAGAAAAACTGTAACACTCTAAGAAAGCTGCACGAATGTGatgtttgttcaaaatcatttcatGGAAAGAATGACCTCACctcacatatgaatattcatactggggtaaagccacacaaatgtgacatttgtttaaaatcattccattCAAAAAATGTACTCCGCAGACACATGGTTATTCATAGTGaagtaaagccacacaaatgtaaaatttgttcaaaatcataccttagaaaatatcaactcaccttacatatgaatattcatactggggtaaagccacacaaatgtgagatttgttcAAAATTATTCCATTCAAAAGATCTACTCCGCAAACACATGGTTATTCATAGTGgagtaaagccatacaaatgtgacatttgttcaaaatcataccttagaaaatatcaactcaccttacatatgaatattcatactggggtaaagccacacaaatgtgagatttgttcaaaatcattccattCAAAAGTTCAACTCTGCCATCACATAGtcattcatactggggtaaagccatacaaatgtgacatttgcccAAAATCATTCCATTCACAAGTTCAACTCTGCCGTCACAtagttattcatactggggtaaagccacacaaatgtgacatttgttcaaaatcatttcgtTCAAAAGATCAACTCTGCAAACACAtggttattcatactggggtaaaggcacacaaatgtgacatttgttcaaaatcattccttagaaaGTATCAACTCTGCAAACACATGGTTATCCATAGTGGAgtaaagtcacacaaatgtcacatttgttcaaaatcatttcgtTCAAAAGATCAACTCTGCAAACACATGGTTATCCATAGTGGAgtaaagtcacacaaatgtgacatttgttcaaaatcatttcgtTCAAAAGATCAACTCTGCAAACACATGGTTATCCATA TGGAgtaa
- the LOC143914331 gene encoding uncharacterized protein LOC143914331 isoform X1, producing the protein MECRLCLCSAPAGSFVSIHDDPHPPRLVQRIWTCCQLRVRKGDHLPDMICLSCDNNLELFDSFRNASIQNDATSRVELDKYLKIKPEEVLLEDELDAHCPPDICSSPEDGEIPGGKNTWNDNMADMIDTNRHIRAEELPLRKALDKMCSTHSELDHKNKFQDNLFTRKLNLVTQKNCNTLRKLHECDVCSKSFHGKNDLTSHMNIHTGVKPHKCDICLKSFHSKNVLRRHMVIHSEVKPHKCKICSKSYLRKYQLTLHMNIHTGVKPHKCEICSKLFHSKDLLRKHMVIHSGVKPYKCDICSKSYLRKYQLTLHMNIHTGVKPHKCEICSKSFHSKVQLCHHIVIHTGVKPYKCDICPKSFHSQVQLCRHIVIHTGVKPHKCDICSKSFRSKDQLCKHMVIHTGVKAHKCDICSKSFLRKYQLCKHMVIHSGVKSHKCHICSKSFRSKDQLCKHMVIHSGVKSHKCDICSKSFRSKDQLCKHMVIHSGVKSHKCDICSKSYLRKNELTDHMNMHAGVKPHKCDICSKSYHSKNLLCKHMVIHTGVKAHKCDVCSKSFLRKDQLCKHMVIHSGVKSHKCNICSKSYIRKNELTEHMHIHTGVKPYECYICLKSFHSKRLLRGHMVIHSGVKPHKCDVCSESFHSKNLLWKHMVIHTGVKLNKCDICSKSYLRKNQLTIHMNIHTGIKPHTCDICSKAFRYKYQLCNHMVIHSRVKSGKCASGSGQLGNF; encoded by the exons atggagtgcagactttgcctctgctctgctccagcagggtccttcgtctccatccacGACGACCCTCATCCACCGCGTTTGGTGCAgcgcatttggacctgctgtcagctgcgg GTTAGGAAAGGGGACCATCTGCCAGATATGATATGCCTTTCTTGTGACAACAATCTGGAGTTGTTCGACAGCTTTCGGAACGCTTCTATTCAGAATGACGCAACGTCGAGGGTGGAATTAGACAAGTATTTGAAAATCAAGCCGGAGGAAGTTTTGCTGGAAGATGAGCTGGATGCTCATTGCCCACCCGACATTTGTAGTTCACCAGAAGATGGCGAG atccCTGGAGGAAAAAATACTTGGAATGATAATATGGCTGACATGATAGATACCAATAGACACATTCGCGCGGAAGAATTACCATTACGAAAAGCTTTAGATAAGATGTGCTCGACACATTCTGAATTGGACCATAAAAACAAATTCCAAGACAACTTGTTTACCCGTAAACTTAATCTCGTGACACAGAAAAACTGTAACACTCTAAGAAAGCTGCACGAATGTGatgtttgttcaaaatcatttcatGGAAAGAATGACCTCACctcacatatgaatattcatactggggtaaagccacacaaatgtgacatttgtttaaaatcattccattCAAAAAATGTACTCCGCAGACACATGGTTATTCATAGTGaagtaaagccacacaaatgtaaaatttgttcaaaatcataccttagaaaatatcaactcaccttacatatgaatattcatactggggtaaagccacacaaatgtgagatttgttcAAAATTATTCCATTCAAAAGATCTACTCCGCAAACACATGGTTATTCATAGTGgagtaaagccatacaaatgtgacatttgttcaaaatcataccttagaaaatatcaactcaccttacatatgaatattcatactggggtaaagccacacaaatgtgagatttgttcaaaatcattccattCAAAAGTTCAACTCTGCCATCACATAGtcattcatactggggtaaagccatacaaatgtgacatttgcccAAAATCATTCCATTCACAAGTTCAACTCTGCCGTCACAtagttattcatactggggtaaagccacacaaatgtgacatttgttcaaaatcatttcgtTCAAAAGATCAACTCTGCAAACACAtggttattcatactggggtaaaggcacacaaatgtgacatttgttcaaaatcattccttagaaaGTATCAACTCTGCAAACACATGGTTATCCATAGTGGAgtaaagtcacacaaatgtcacatttgttcaaaatcatttcgtTCAAAAGATCAACTCTGCAAACACATGGTTATCCATAGTGGAgtaaagtcacacaaatgtgacatttgttcaaaatcatttcgtTCAAAAGATCAACTCTGCAAACACATGGTTATCCATAGTGGAgtaaagtcacacaaatgtgacatttgttcaaaatcataccTTAGAAAGAATGAACTCACCGACCATATGAATATGCatgctggggtaaagccacacaaatgtgacatttgttcaaaatcataccATTCAAAAAATCTACTCTGCAAACACAtggttattcatactggggtaaaggcacacaaatgtgacgtttgttcaaaatcattccttagaaaGGATCAACTCTGCAAACACATGGTTATCCATAGTGGAgtaaagtcacacaaatgtaacatttgttcgaAATCATACATTAGAAAGAATGAACTCACCGAGCATATgcatattcatactggggtaaagccatacgaatgttacatttgtttaaaatcattccattCAAAACGTCTACTCCGCGGACACATGGTTATTCATAGTggagtaaagccacacaaatgtgacgtttgttcaGAATCATTCCATTCCAAAAATCTACTCTGGAAACACAtggttattcatactggggtaaagcttaacaaatgtgacatttgttcaaaatcatatcTTAGAAAGAATCAACTAaccatacatatgaatattcatactgggataaagccacacacatgtgacatttgttcaaaagcaTTCCGTTATAAATATCAACTCTGTAATCACATGGTTATTCATAGTAGGGTAAAGTCAGGCAAATGTGCATCAGGATCAGGTCAGTTAGGAAATTTCTAG
- the Trmt112 gene encoding tRNA methyltransferase subunit 11-2, whose protein sequence is MKLVTHNMLTSKCVKGVVNGYPLGITATDCRLVDVDFNPDFIARMIPKIDWNVLWSAVDTLGHSEGLPKDIVENYEDDQVFLRKAHRALMEIEVLEGTLTCPETGRQFPIARGIPNMLLTEAEV, encoded by the exons ATGAAGCTGGTCACTCACAATATGCTGACTTCGAAGTGCGTCAAAGGAGTCGTGAACGGATACCCACTGGGCATTACGGCCACAGATTGCAGACTCGTCGACGTAGATTTCAACCCTGACTTCATCGCCAGGATGATACCCAAG ATCGATTGGAACGTGCTGTGGAGTGCAGTCGACACTCTGGGACACAGCGAAGGCCTTCCCAAAGACATCGTGGAGAACTACGAAGACGACCAGGTGTTCTTGAGGAAAGCGCACCGCGCTCTGATGGAGATCGAGGTGCTCGAAGGGACTCTGACGTGTCCGGAGACGGGTCGCCAGTTCCCCATAGCGCGGGGCATTCCCAACATGCTGCTCACCGAGGCCGAAGTCTAG
- the LOC143914017 gene encoding deformed epidermal autoregulatory factor 1-like, with product MKDKAGSEVAEAEASTDSRFLVTDPMSNFKPLLCVDNGHLTGSHDIKSARMIFQLAEEPAPEGQKGAAVRATAAAASAWAETARMAVLPVRCKKTSAELHKSRLGSGGRGRCIKMGPHWYTPSEFEAACGRANSKDWKRSIRFGGRSIQTLIDDGILTPHATSCSCSACCDDDAATGPVRLFVPYKRNRKCTYDSDGKKKPRQDDSSEGSDSNLNNPASDHSMKDDSWPNIAAGLEAVGGYPLLEGDEGIEVLPDSNSLLKSLDDLNDHVTTFYSEFKRSLDKLRNTVVKMQESEQTNAILATSVETSDSNNQNIEMSTFKKCANCNREASAECSLCQQTPYCSTFCQKKDWTAHQMECSRLVAVTDHSNHQSIMLIVKSSQ from the coding sequence ATGAAGGACAAAGCGGGCTCAGAAGTAGCCGAGGCGGAGGCGAGTACGGATTCACGTTTCTTGGTCACCGATCCTATGTCAAATTTTAAACCCTTGCTGTGCGTCGATAACGGACACCTGACCGGCTCTCACGATATCAAATCGGCTCGGATGATCTTTCAATTGGCAGAAGAGCCGGCCCCGGAGGGCCAAAAGGGGGCCGCAGTCCGCGCAACTGCGGCGGCTGCCAGCGCGTGGGCCGAGACTGCTCGCATGGCCGTTCTACCAGTTCGATGCAAGAAGACATCTGCAGAACTCCACAAGTCACGACTCGGCTCCGGGGGGCGGGGGCGCTGCATCAAGATGGGGCCCCACTGGTACACGCCCAGCGAGTTTGAAGCTGCTTGCGGCCGCGCCAACAGCAAGGATTGGAAGAGATCCATACGCTTCGGCGGTCGGAGCATCCAAACCCTGATCGACGACGGTATCTTGACTCCGCACGCGACCAGCTGCTCTTGTAGCGCATGCTGTGATGACGACGCTGCCACAGGGCCCGTTCGTCTCTTTGTACCATACAAAAGGAACAGAAAATGCACGTACGATTCCGATGGCAAAAAGAAACCCCGACAAGACGACAGCAGCGAAGGCAGTGATTCCAATTTGAACAACCCGGCCTCCGATCACTCGATGAAAGACGACTCATGGCCAAATATCGCAGCAGGCCTAGAAGCAGTCGGCGGCTACCCGTTACTCGAGGGTGACGAAGGTATAGAAGTACTTCCCGACTCAAACTCGTTGCTGAAGTCATTGGACGATCTCAACGATCATGTGACTACATTTTACAGCGAATTCAAGAGGAGCCTGGACAAACTGCGCAACACCGTCGTCAAAATGCAGGAGAGCGAACAGACCAATGCCATTTTGGCCACGAGCGTCGAAACTTCAGATTCGAAcaatcaaaatattgaaatgtccACTTTCAAAAAGTGTGCGAATTGCAATCGTGAAGCTTCAGCCGAGTGCTCTTTATGCCAACAGACGCCATACTGTTCAACATTCTGTCAGAAGAAGGATTGGACAGCCCATCAGATGGAATGCTCGCGACTAGTGGCTGTGACTGATCATTCCAATCATCAGTCTATTATGCTGATCGTTAAGAGTTCGCAGTGA
- the LOC143914540 gene encoding gamma-glutamyl hydrolase-like, producing MDTVSIKNERPIIGILTAKPAPIKKYVVDKEFKSYIAASYVKYIEGTGARVVPIMIGKDSFYYEDILNKINGVLLPGGAEWYTEKDGYADAGEHIYRIAKEFNDQGIYFPIFGICLGFELLIYLSAGKIDNRKWCNNKGFSRKINFENFDYKSTKMFEEVSEDVISIFSNQEVATFFHQFCFTEEVLSKLNLDTEWKVSSTSKDDNGLIFINSIESIKYPFYGVQFHPEKNAYSWNTTYKVCHSADAIKTNRYFGDFFVGEARKNNNTFDNKDQENKHLIYNYEIVYTLSSYMQCYIIPDE from the exons ATGGATACAGTTTCCATCAAAAACGAACGACCGATTATTGGGATTTTGACAGCGAAACCGGCACCAATTAAAAAGTATGTTGTAGATAAGGAATTCAAGAGTTATATAGCAGCGTCTTATGTTAAATATATTGAGGGTACTGGAGCAAGAGTTGTGCCTATTAT GATAGGAAAGGATTCCTTCTACTATGaggatattttgaataaaataaatgg ggTCTTACTTCCTGGTGGAGCAGAGTGGTACACGGAAAAGGATGGATATGCAGATGCTGGGGAGCATATTTATCGAATTGCTAAAGAGTTCAATGATCAGGGAATATATTTTCCTATTTTTGGAATATGTTTGGGATTCGAATTATTGATCTACTTATCAGCTGGAAAAATAGATAACAGAAAATGGTGTAATAATAAAGGATTTTCCAGGAAAATCAATTTTGAAAACTttg ATTACAAATCTACTAAAATGTTTGAAGAAGTTTCGGAAGATGTGATTTCGATATTTTCAAATCAAGAAGTGGCCACATTTTTCCACCAATTTTGTTTTACGGAAGAA gtattatcaaaactaaatttGGATACTGAATGGAAAGTATCGTCTACTAGTAAAGACGACAACGGTTTGATATTCATTAATTCGATCGAATCTATAAA ATACCCATTTTATGGAGTTCAATTCCatcctgaaaaaaatgcatattcaTGGAATACTACGTACAAAGTTTGCCATTCTGCAGATGCCATAAAAACGAACAGATATTTTGGCGATTTCTTTGTAGGCGAAGCCAGAAAGAATAATAACACATTTGACAATAAAGATCAAGAAAATAAACACCTAATATACAACTACGAAATCGTTTACACATTGTCGAGTTATATGCAATGTTATATTATTCCTGACGAATGA
- the UQCR-C2 gene encoding ubiquinol-cytochrome c reductase core protein 2 translates to MSVSGKMSLPLLRAVSVRSFSAQSKPAPAASASHAGFVSTVLSNKTFVATNDNGATSARISIAYKAGSRYEPSNELGLTHVLRSAAGLSTTGSSSFAIIRNLQQLGANLTATVDRETIVYTLEASKAHLEDAVKFLNDVASRQTFRPWELPEALNRVKYEISGLAPQVRCLDLLHKAAYRRGLGNSIFCAPRQVGKISPESLQHYIAENYTAGRCAVAGYGLPLDRVVAIAQTLSLPEGSGKPDTPSPYKSGEMRKEMGGDLAHVAIAVEGASLANPKEALALAILSRAVASGPQVKWGADNSVLGKVIASEAPGSPFAANGFNLSYSDSGIFGILISAPGDSAGKVVQAAGKMIKSGIASIGADALKKGRAQLTTEILSAQDTGSILVDSLAIQGLLTGTMKKPSEIADEINKMTDSDITNVAGKISRGKVSMGAAGALSTVPYIDEI, encoded by the exons ATGTCTGTCTCCGGCAAGATGTCACTGCCGCTGCTGCGCGCCGTCTCG GTGCGATCATTCTCGGCCCAGTCCAAACCGGCACCGGCAGCATCAGCAAGCCATGCCGGATTCGTATCAACCGTACTATCCAACAAAACCTTCGTAGCCACCAACGACAACGGCGCTACGTCAGCTCGCATTTCAATAGCATACAA aGCTGGCTCTCGCTATGAACCGAGCAACGAATTGGGATTGACGCATGTATTGCGTAGCGCTGCCGGTCTCTCCACCACCGGATCTTCGTCATTCGCCATCATTCGCAACTTGCAACAGCTCGGCGCCAATCTGACCGCAACTGTAGACCGAGAAACCATCGTTTACACCCTCGAG GCCAGCAAAGCCCATTTGGAAGATGCCGTCAAATTCTTAAACGACGTAGCTTCCAGGCAAACTTTCAGACCCTGGGAACTACCTGAAGCTTTGAACCGTGTCAAATATGAAATATCAGGACTGGCGCCGCAG GTGAGGTGTTTGGATCTCCTCCACAAGGCAGCTTACCGTCGTGGGCTCGGAAACTCCATCTTCTGTGCCCCGAGACAAGTCGGTAAGATTTCTCCGGAATCGCTGCAACACTACATTGCGGAAAATTACACCGCTGGACGATGCGCTGTTGCTGGGTACGGTCTGCCATTGGACAGGGTCGTAGCCATCGCACAAACTTTGTCTCTACCAGAGGGATCCGGCAAACCTGACACACCATCTCCATATAAATCTGGAGAAATGAG GAAAGAGATGGGTGGTGACCTTGCTCATGTAGCAATCGCCGTAGAAGGAGCCAGCCTCGCCAATCCCAAAGAAGCATTGGCTCTTGCCATCTTATCTAGAG cCGTAGCTTCCGGTCCTCAAGTAAAATGGGGCGCGGATAATTCAGTTTTGGGCAAGGTTATCGCATCGGAGGCTCCAGGATCACCCTTCGCTGCCAACGGTTTCAATCTATCCTATTCCGACTCTGGAATTTTCGGAATTTTAATTTCAGCACCCGGTGATTCAGCTGGAAAG GTCGTACAAGCAGCTGGAAAGATGATCAAGAGTGGCATCGCTTCGATCGGAGCCGATGCTCTGAAGAAGGGTCGCGCACAATTGACAACTGAAATTCTGTCAGCCCAAGATACTGGCTCCATTCTCGTAGACAGTCTCGCTATTCAAGGTCTCCTCACCGGTACCATGAAGAAGCCTTCAGAAATCGCCGATGAAATCAATAAGATGACCGATAGTGATATTACAAAT GTGGCTGGCAAAATTTCCCGAGGTAAGGTGTCGATGGGAGCTGCCGGAGCGCTAAGTACCGTTCCTTACATAGATGAAATTTAA